From Cannabis sativa cultivar Pink pepper isolate KNU-18-1 chromosome 8, ASM2916894v1, whole genome shotgun sequence, a single genomic window includes:
- the LOC115699216 gene encoding lipid phosphate phosphatase delta isoform X1 has translation MESIAVWQTGTLCGLISWIAIASYLNVTQKLRSLIQPWVTHHVLTGTPFIIQIQNYQHGLLDALFSGLSCVVSVPFYTAFLPLLFWTGHGKLARQMTLLMAFCDYLGNCIKDVVSAPRPSCPPIRRVTATKDEEENAMEYGFPSSHTLNTVCLSGYLLHYVLSYSQLEDGPLKLVGVFLVCLLVGLIGFGRIYLGMHSLIDIIGGLTLGLVILSFWLTIHEYIDNFIVSGQNVTTFWSALSVVLLFAYPTPEFPTPSFEFHTAFNGVALGIVTGVQQTFHQFHHEGVPRIFTPQLSIPSFLGRMLVGIPTILLVKFCSKVLAKWILPIVSNTLGIPIRSTTYIPALTKASNGTKPKKPEELKQAGTLQKLFFFSNQGTFDVDTGIRFLQYAGLAWSVVDLVPTLFSHLSL, from the exons ATGGAGAGTATAGCAGTGTGGCAAACGGGGACTCTCTGTGGACTCATTTCATGGATTGCCATAGCTTCGTACCTCAATGTTACCCAAAAGCTTAGATCTTTGATTCAACCATGGGTGACTCACCATGTCCTCACAGGAACACCTTTCATTATCCAGATCCAG AATTACCAGCATGGGTTATTGGATGCTCTCTTCTCTGGGTTATCTTGTGTTGTTTCTGTACCTTTCTACACTGCCTTTCTTCCTTTGCTTTTCTGG ACCGGGCATGGAAAATTGGCACGCCAGATGACTCTTTTGATGGCGTTTTGTGATTATCTAGGAAACTGTATAAAG gATGTTGTATCAGCTCCTAGACCAAGTTGCCCACCTATAAGAAGAGTTACCGCTACAAAGGATGAAGAGGAAAATGCAATGGAATATGGATTTCCATCTTCTCACACTCTTAACACAGTTTGCTTATCTGG ATACCTGTTGCACTATGTTCTATCTTACTCTCAACTTGAAGATGGTCCTTTGAAATTGGTTGGAGTATTCCTTGTGTGCTTGCTTGTGGGCCTCATTGGTTTTG GAAGAATTTACCTGGGCATGCACAGTTTGATTGATATCATAGGAGGACTTACTCTGGGGTTGGTGATTCTTTCATTTTGGCTGACAATTCATGAATATATTGACAATTTTATTGTCTCGGGACAAAATG TTACAACCTTCTGGAGCGCCTTAAGTGTTGTACTTCTCTTTGCATATCCAACTCCCGAGTTCCCAACTCCAAGTTTTGAGTTCCACACAGCTTTCAATGGTGTTGCGTTGGGAATT GTAACCGGCGTCCAGCAAACATTCCACCAGTTTCACCATGAAGGAGTCCCACGCATATTTACCCCACAACTTTCAATCCCTTCTTTTCTGGGAAGAATGCTTGTTGGAATACCAACAATACTTCTTGTGAAGTTCTGTAGCAAGGTTCTAGCAAAATGGATACTTCCCATTGTGTCAAACACCCTCGGCATTCCAATCAGATCAACCACCTACATTCCAGCACTAACTAAAGCCAGCAACGGGACAAAACCGAAAAAACCAGAAGAGCTCAAGCAAGCAGGCACCCTGCAGAAgttgtttttcttctcgaaTCAAGGTACATTTGATGTTGATACCGGCATAAGATTCCTCCAGTATGCTGGGCTTGCATGGTCTGTGGTGGATTTAGTTCCCACCCTTTTCTCTCACCTGAGCTTATAA
- the LOC115699216 gene encoding lipid phosphate phosphatase delta isoform X2 yields the protein MGYWMLSSLGYLVLFLYLSTLPFFLCFSGLARQMTLLMAFCDYLGNCIKDVVSAPRPSCPPIRRVTATKDEEENAMEYGFPSSHTLNTVCLSGYLLHYVLSYSQLEDGPLKLVGVFLVCLLVGLIGFGRIYLGMHSLIDIIGGLTLGLVILSFWLTIHEYIDNFIVSGQNVTTFWSALSVVLLFAYPTPEFPTPSFEFHTAFNGVALGIVTGVQQTFHQFHHEGVPRIFTPQLSIPSFLGRMLVGIPTILLVKFCSKVLAKWILPIVSNTLGIPIRSTTYIPALTKASNGTKPKKPEELKQAGTLQKLFFFSNQGTFDVDTGIRFLQYAGLAWSVVDLVPTLFSHLSL from the exons ATGGGTTATTGGATGCTCTCTTCTCTGGGTTATCTTGTGTTGTTTCTGTACCTTTCTACACTGCCTTTCTTCCTTTGCTTTTCTGG ATTGGCACGCCAGATGACTCTTTTGATGGCGTTTTGTGATTATCTAGGAAACTGTATAAAG gATGTTGTATCAGCTCCTAGACCAAGTTGCCCACCTATAAGAAGAGTTACCGCTACAAAGGATGAAGAGGAAAATGCAATGGAATATGGATTTCCATCTTCTCACACTCTTAACACAGTTTGCTTATCTGG ATACCTGTTGCACTATGTTCTATCTTACTCTCAACTTGAAGATGGTCCTTTGAAATTGGTTGGAGTATTCCTTGTGTGCTTGCTTGTGGGCCTCATTGGTTTTG GAAGAATTTACCTGGGCATGCACAGTTTGATTGATATCATAGGAGGACTTACTCTGGGGTTGGTGATTCTTTCATTTTGGCTGACAATTCATGAATATATTGACAATTTTATTGTCTCGGGACAAAATG TTACAACCTTCTGGAGCGCCTTAAGTGTTGTACTTCTCTTTGCATATCCAACTCCCGAGTTCCCAACTCCAAGTTTTGAGTTCCACACAGCTTTCAATGGTGTTGCGTTGGGAATT GTAACCGGCGTCCAGCAAACATTCCACCAGTTTCACCATGAAGGAGTCCCACGCATATTTACCCCACAACTTTCAATCCCTTCTTTTCTGGGAAGAATGCTTGTTGGAATACCAACAATACTTCTTGTGAAGTTCTGTAGCAAGGTTCTAGCAAAATGGATACTTCCCATTGTGTCAAACACCCTCGGCATTCCAATCAGATCAACCACCTACATTCCAGCACTAACTAAAGCCAGCAACGGGACAAAACCGAAAAAACCAGAAGAGCTCAAGCAAGCAGGCACCCTGCAGAAgttgtttttcttctcgaaTCAAGGTACATTTGATGTTGATACCGGCATAAGATTCCTCCAGTATGCTGGGCTTGCATGGTCTGTGGTGGATTTAGTTCCCACCCTTTTCTCTCACCTGAGCTTATAA
- the LOC115699222 gene encoding serine/threonine-protein phosphatase PP2A-3 catalytic subunit: MGMNSISTESNIDLNEQISQLMECKPLSEQQVRALCDKAKEVLMDESNVQPVKSPVTICGDIHGQFHDLAELFRIGGKCLDTNYLFMGDYVDRGYYSVETVTLLVALKVRYPQRITILRGNHESRQITQVYGFYDECLRKYGNANVWKTFTDLFDYFPLTALVESEIFCLHGGLSPSIETLDSIRNFDRVQEVPHEGPMCDLLWSDPDDRCGWGISPRGAGYTFGQDISEQFNHTNSLKLIARAHQLVMDGYNWAHEQKVVTIFSAPNYCYRCGNMASILEVDDCKNHTFIQFEPAPRRGEPDVTRRTPDYFL; encoded by the exons ATGGGCATGAATTCTATATCCACAGAGTCCAATATCGACCTCAATGAGCAGATCTCGCAGCTTATGGAGTGCAAGCCACTCTCCGAGCAACAG GTTAGAGCCCTATGTGACAAGGCCAAGGAAGTCTTAATGGATGAAAGCAACGTTCAG CCCGTTAAAAGTCCTGTGACCATTTGTGGTGATATTCATGGGCAGTTTCATGATCTTGCTGAACTTTTTCGAATTGGAGGGAAG TGTCTGGATACTAATTATTTGTTTATGGGAGACTATGTGGACCGTGGATATTATTCTGTTGAAACTGTGACG CTTCTGGTGGCCTTAAAAGTGCGTTATCCACAGCGCATCACCATTCTTAGAGGAAACCATGAAAGTCGTCag ATTACTCAAGTTTATGGGTTTTATGATGAATGTCTACGAAA GTATGGAAATGCCAATGTCTGGAAGACTTTTACAGACCTCTTTGACTATTTTCCGTTGACTGCATTG GTTGAATCGGAAATTTTTTGTCTGCATGGTGGTTTGTCCCCTTCCATTGAAACCCTTGACAGCATACGTAATTTTGATCGTGTTCAAGAGGTTCCTCACGAAGGACCAATGTGTGATCTGTTATGGTCTGACCCAGATGATCGATGTGGTTGGGGTATTTCTCCTCGAGGTGCTGGATATACTTTTGGCCAG GATATTTCTGAACAATTTAATCATACTAACAGCTTAAAGCTGATTGCCAGAGCTCATCAGTTGGTCATGGATGGATACAACTGGGCACAT GAGCAAAAGGTTGTTACTATATTTAGTGCACCCAATTATTGCTACCGTTGTGGCAACATGGCCTCTATTTTGGAAGTCGATGACTGCAAGAACCACACTTTCATTCAG TTTGAGCCAGCTCCTAGGAGAGGGGAGCCAGATGTTACTCGTAGAACACCTGATTACTTCTTATAA